One part of the Rutidosis leptorrhynchoides isolate AG116_Rl617_1_P2 chromosome 1, CSIRO_AGI_Rlap_v1, whole genome shotgun sequence genome encodes these proteins:
- the LOC139885655 gene encoding aminopeptidase P2 → MKSAAVTMMSGLSLSTTPPRSAALSSCFFSFSLPIYSYSSIKIKKPLIHVNSIRNSSSITAKPSSEMRKNNNNNGSEQDQRLTALRELFGKPGVNIDAYIIPSQDAHQSEFIAECYMRRAYISGFTGSAGTAVVTRHKAALWTDGRYFLQAEKQLSSSWILMRAGNWGVPNTTEWLTDVLAPGGRIGIDPFLFSSDAVNELKEAVSKSNHELVYLYDVNLVDEVWKDARPTPPNKPIRIHDLKYAGVDVSTKLSNLRSELTDSGSSAIVISMLDEVAWLLNLRGNDVPHSPVMYAYLIVEINAAKLFVDNSKVTPEVMDYLKKAGIELRPYDSILTEIESLAARGAHLWLDTASVNAAIASTYASACDKYLQSVGSKSKGKNISGAPGALCKSSPISLAKAVKNHAELEGMRDSHLRDAAALAEFWSWLEEEMNKNVVLTEVQVADKLLEFRAMQAGFVDTSFDTISGSGANGAIIHYRAEPESCSVVDTQKLFLLDSGAQYLDGTTDITRTVHFGQPSERQKECFTRVLQGHIALDQAVFPENTPGFVLDAFARSSLWKVGLDYRHGTGHGVGAALNVHEGPQSISFRFGNMTPMLKGMIVSNEPGYYEDHAFGIRIENLLFVKEIDTPNRFGGITYIGFEKLTFVPIQTKLVDLNLLSAAETDWLNDYHLQVWEKVSPLVGGSAREWLWNNTRPVAKP, encoded by the exons ATGAAGTCAGCAGCGGTAACGATGATGTCAGGTCTCTCTCTATCTACAACGCCGCCGCGTTCCGCCGCCCTTTCATCCTGTTTCTTCTCATTTTCACTTCCAATATACAGCTACTCTTCAATCAAAATTAAAAAACCCCTAATTCATGTGAATTCGATCCGTAATTCATCTTCGATTACTGCGAAACCATCTTCTGAGATgcgtaagaataataataataatggatcgGAGCAAGATCAGAGACTCACTGCTCTCCGTGAGCTTTTTGGGAAGCCAGGTGTTAATATTGATGCGTATATAATTCCTTCTCAGGATGCTCATCAG AGTGAGTTTATTGCTGAATGTTATATGAGGAGGGCGTATATATCAGGTTTTACTGGCAGTGCTGGCACTGCGGTTGTTACAAGACATAAGGCAGCTCTTTGGACTGACGGCCGATACTTTCTCCAG GCTGAGAAGCAGTTGAGCTCGAGCTGGATCCTTATGCGTGCTGGTAACTGGGGTGTCCCTAATACTACTGAGTGGCTTACGGATGTTTTAGCTCCTGGTGGCAGAATTGGCATTGATCCT TTTCTTTTTTCTTCTGATGCTGTAAATGAATTGAAGGAAGCCGTTTCCAAAAGCAATCATGAACTGGTGTACTTATACGACGTTAATCTCGTCGATGAAGTATGGAAAGACGCAAGACCAACGCCTCCAAACAAACCGATCCGAATTCATGACCTGAAATACGCTGGCGTTGATGTGTCAACTAAACTATCTAACCTGCGGTCCGAACTCACTGACTCTGGTTCATCTGCAATTGTTATCTCTATGCTTGATGAAGTTGCATGGCTACTGAATCTG AGAGGAAATGATGTTCCGCATTCTCCTGTTATGTATGCGTACTTGATAGTGGAGATTAATGCAGCGAAGCTATTTGTTGATAACTCTAAAGTAACTCCTGAAGTGATGGACTACTTGAAAAAAGCTGGCATTGAATTAAGACCGTACGATTCAATCCTTACAGAAATTGAAAG TTTAGCTGCTCGAGGGGCCCACCTTTGGTTGGACACCGCATCAGTTAACGCCGCTATTGCAAGCACTTATGCTTCTGCATGTGATAAGTATTTACAAAGTGTTGGTAGTAAAAGCAAAGGGAAGAACATATCTGGTGCTCCAGGTGCATTATGTAAGAGCTCTCCCATATCACTAGCTAAAGCAGTGAAAAATCATGCGGAGTTGGAAGGAATGCGCGATTCTCATCTTAG GGATGCTGCTGCTCTTGCTGAGTTTTGGTCATGGCTTGAGGAGGAAATGAACAAAAATGTGGTACTCACAGAGGTACAAGTTGCAGATAAACTTCTTGAATTTCGTGCAATGCAAGCTGGTTTTGTTGATACTAGTTTCGATACTATAAGTG GTTCTGGTGCAAACGGTGCTATTATACATTATAGAGCAGAACCTGAAAGCTGTAGTGTTGTGGATACACAAAAACTTTTCCTACTAGACAGTGGGGCCCAGTACCTTGACGGGACAACTGATATAACTCGAACTGTACATTTTGGTCAACCTTCTGAACGACAAAAAGAATGCTTTACTCGAGTTCTTCAG GGTCATATAGCTCTTGATCAAGCAGTATTTCCAGAAAATACCCCAGGTTTTGTACTGGATGCATTTGCACGTTCCTCCCTTTGGAAAGTTGGACTAGATTACCGGCATG GAACTGGTCATGGGGTCGGAGCTGCATTAAATGTTCATGAAGGACCACAAAGTATTAGCTTCCGATTCGGCAATATGACTCCCATGCTTAAAGGCATGATTGTCAGCAATGAACCAGGCTATTATGAAGATCATGCCTTTGGTATTCGAATCGAG AATCTTTTGTTTGTGAAAGAAATTGACACTCCTAATCGGTTTGGAGGAATTACATATATTGGATTTGAGAAGCTTACTTTTGTTCCTATACAG ACTAAATTGGTTGACTTAAATTTGCTCTCTGCTGCTGAGACTGATTGGCTCAATGACTACCATTTACAAGTTTGGGAGAAG GTTTCACCGCTGGTGGGTGGGTCCGCACGTGAGTGGCTTTGGAATAATACACGTCCAGTTGCAAAACCATGA